In Dasypus novemcinctus isolate mDasNov1 chromosome 10, mDasNov1.1.hap2, whole genome shotgun sequence, one DNA window encodes the following:
- the LOC101423620 gene encoding olfactory receptor 52N2, giving the protein MFGVNSSSLTPGIFILNGVPGLEDAHIWISLPFCFMYLIAVVGNCGLIYLISHEEALHRPMYYFLALLSFTDVTLCTTTVPNMLCIFWFNLKEIDFNACLAQMFFVHMLTGMESGVLMLMALDCYVAICYPLRYPTILTTPVIAKAGFATFLRGVMLIIPFTFLTKQLPYCQGNFIPHTYCDHMSVAKLSCGNFKVNAIYGLIVALLIGVFDICIISVSYTMILRAVVSLSSVDARHKAFSTCTSHICAIVITYVPAFFTFFTHRFGGHNIPHHIHIIVANLYLLLPPTMNPIVYGVKTKQIRESVIKFLLGEQLSLPKTNES; this is encoded by the coding sequence ATGTTTGGGGTCAACAGCTCCAGCTTGACCCCAGGAATATTTATCTTGAATGGTGTTCCCGGGCTGGAAGATGCACACATCTGGATCTCCCTGCCATTCTGCTTCATGTACCTCATTGCTGTAGTGGGGAACTGTGGGCTCATCTACCTCATCAGCCATGAGGAGGCTCTGCACCGGCCCATGTACTATTTCCTGGCCCTGCTCTCcttcacagatgtcaccttgtgcACCACCACTGTGCCCAACATGCTGTGCATATTCTGGTTCAACCTCAAGGAGATTGACTTTAATGCCTGCCTGGCTCAGATGTTTTTTGTCCACATGTTGACTGGCATGGAGTCTGGTGTGCTCATGCTCATGGCCCTGGactgctatgtggccatctgctaCCCCTTACGCTATCCCACTATTCTcaccactcctgtcattgccaaGGCTGGGTTTGCCACTTTCCTGAGGGGTGTGATGCTGATCATCCCATTCACATTTCTCACCAAGCAGCTGCCCTACTGCCAGGGGAACTTCATTCCACACACATACTGTGATCACATGTCAGTGGCCAAGTTGTCCTGTGGCAATTTTAAGGTCAATGCTATCTATGGTCTTATAGTTGCTCTCCTGATTGGCGTTTTTGACATCTGTATTATCTCTGTGTCTTATACTATGATCTTACGGGCAGTGGTGAGTCTGTCATCAGTAGATGCTCGTCACAAGGCCTTCAGCACCTGCACATCTCATATATGTGCCATTGTGATCACCTATGTCCCagcatttttcactttttttacccATCGTTTTGGGGGACACAATATTCCTCATCACATACACATCATTGTGGCTAACCTATATCTTCTCCTGCCTCCTACAATGAACCCAATTGTTTATGGCGTCAAGACCAAGCAGATCCGGGAGAGTGTGATCAAATTTTTACTTGGAGAGCAGTTGTCTTTACCTAAGACAAATGAATCATAA